Proteins encoded within one genomic window of Humulus lupulus chromosome 1, drHumLupu1.1, whole genome shotgun sequence:
- the LOC133801472 gene encoding ferric reduction oxidase 6-like, giving the protein MDGNSAQQPLLLPPSVGPSYVKRKTSLFTSLAKFILKVVMWVAFISWVGIAFLLPGEFSTHIVTVLFNATGGTVFGFTGSFFLLFTAPILLISILAFAYIIISGEEELPKKKTSGHPSFRLWTFPVIVDGPFGVVSAAEFIGILLFGVYVIWAVYSYILKAFNSIPDQLSFKVQSSLFLESMGLHLGSIGIFCLAFLFLPVSRGSVLLRLIDIPFEHATRYHVWLGHLTMVLFTIHGLLYVFAWTIEGRLIEQILEWKNIGIANLPGVISLLAGLLMWVTSLPPVRKLNFELFFYTHQLYVVFVIFLALHVGDFVFFISAGGIYLFMLDRFLRFCQSRKIVEIISTKCLPCGTVELVISKPANLRYNALSFVFLQLRELSWLQWHPFSVSSSPLDGKHHMAVLIKVLGEWTAKLRGNILNASASEAVPEEELPLKPNTKLTASVEGPYGHECPYHLMYENLVLVAGGIGISPFLAILSDILHRVREGKPCLPRNVMIIWAVKNSTEIPLLSTVDMESICPSFSDKVKVETHIYVTRESEPPLEEGNVQSTVTTSAFPVSNGHAMSGLVGTGHKVWSGLYLVSSTIGFIILMVWLQIFYINPYGISTWWYKGLLIMACMALSILIFGGSVIGLWRLWETRILEKEGYGDGVIKFDKKQHNENTTLKESSVKSPTKSTLLKYGTRPDFEEIFAYISKCWGHVDAGVIVCGPPTLQASVAKEIRSHNIFKREKDHPIFHFNSHSFDL; this is encoded by the exons ATGGATGGAAACTCTGCTCAGCAGCCTCTTCTGTTGCCTCCGAGTGTGGGGCCTAGTTATGTCAAGAGGAAGACATCTCTTTTCACCTCTCTGGCCAAATTCATACTCAAAGTTGTAATGTGGGTAGCTTTTATTTCATGGGTTGGTATTGCATTTCTGTTGCCAGGAGAGTTTTCAACTCATATTGTGACAGTATTGTTCAATGCAACTGGTGGAACTGTTTTTGGGTTTACAG GAAGCTTCTTCTTGCTGTTCACTGCTCCTATTCTGCTAATTTCAATCCTTGCCTTTGCTTATATTATCATCTCTGGAGAAGAGGAGCTTCCCAA GAAGAAGACCTCTGGTCATCCTAGTTTCCGGTTGTGGACCTTCCCTGTGATTGTGGATGGACCTTTTGGGGTCGTTTCTGCTGCTGAGTTTATTGGAATTCTTCTCTTTGGTGTGTATGTTATCTGGGCTGTCTATTCTTATATCTTGAAAGCCTTCAACTCAATTCCTGACCAGTTAAGCTTTAAAGTGCAAAG TTCTTTGTTCTTGGAATCTATGGGACTTCATCTTGGTTCGATTGGGATATTTTGCTTGGCATTTCTGTTCCTGCCAGTTTCAAGGGGATCAGTTCTTCTTCGCCTTATTGATATCCCATTTGAACATGCTACAAGATACCATGTATGGCTGGGACATCTCACAATGGTGTTGTTTACTATCCATGGCTTACTTTATGTATTTGCATGGACAATTGAGGGTCGTCTCATAGAACAG ATATTGGAGTGGAAAAATATTGGTATAGCCAACCTTCCAGGAGTTATAAGTCTTTTAGCTGGTTTGCTGATGTGGGTGACCTCACTTCCTCCAGTGAGGAAGCTGAATTTCGAACTGTTCTTCTACACTCACCAACTATATGTTGTCTTTGTTATCTTCTTAGCTTTACATGTTggagattttgttttctttatcTCTGCTGGAGGGATATATCTTTTCATGCTTGATCGGTTTTTGAGGTTCTGCCAATCACGAAAAATCGTGGAAATAATTTCTACCAAGTGTCTTCCCTGTGGGACTGTGGAATTGGTCATTTCAAAACCAGCAA ATTTGCGCTACAATGCCCTCAGTTTTGTTTTTCTTCAACTACGGGAGTTATCATGGCTGCAGTGGCATCCTTTCAGTGTTTCATCAAGTCCTTTGGATGGAAAACATCATATGGCTGTTCTGATAAAGGTTCTTGGTGAGTGGACAGCAAAGCTTAGAGGAAATATCTTGAATGCCTCTGCCTCTGAGGCTGTGCCAGAAGAAGAGCTACCTTTAAAGCCCAATACCAAGCTCACAGCATCTGTTGAGGGGCCTTATGGGCATGAGTGTCCATACCACTTGAT GTATGAAAACCTTGTTTTAGTAGCTGGTGGCATTGGGATTTCACCATTCCTTGCCATCTTGAGTGACATCCTCCACCGCGTTAGAGAAGGGAAACCTTGTCTTCCGCGAAATGTCATGATAATTTGGGCTGTGAAAAACTCAACTGAGATTCCTCTGCTTTCTACTGTTGACATGGAGTCAATATGCCCATCTTTTTCTGACAAAGTAAAGGTTGAGACTCATATTTATGTGACTCGAGAATCAGAACCTCCATTG GAAGAGGGTAATGTTCAAAGCACTGTGACCACTTCTGCTTTCCCAGTGTCCAATGGTCATGCCATGTCTGGTTTGGTGGGTACAGGACACAAGGTGTGGTCTGGACTATACCTTGTTTCATCAACAATAGGGTTTATAATCTTGATGGTTTGGTTGCAAATCTTTTACATAAATCCTTATGGAATATCTACATGGTGGTACAAAGGACTTCTTATCATGGCCTGCATGGCTTTAAGTATCCTAATCTTTGGCGGTTCTGTGATTGGTTTGTGGCGTTTGTGGGAAACAAGAATTTTGGAAAAGGAGGGATATGGTGATGGTGTTATTAAGTTTGATAAAAAACAACATAATGAAAACACAACTCTGAAGGAATCATCCGTTAAAAGTCCTACAAAATCAACTCTTCTCAAGTATGGCACAAGACCTGACTTCGAag AAATTTTTGCATACATATCCAAATGCTGGGGCCATGTTGATGCTGGTGTTATTGTGTGTGGTCCTCCAACACTTCAAGCAAGTGTTGCTAAAGAAATCAGGTCACACAACATATTTAAGAGAGAAAAGGATCATCCAATCTTCCACTTCAACAGTCATAGTTTTGATCTCTAG